In Propionicimonas paludicola, a single window of DNA contains:
- a CDS encoding sucrose phosphorylase, with amino-acid sequence MTVSFPVVSDLSAIPVGDMPGDKVQISHDHLAKAEHIFPRLIELLSPELAAGHRPVVSVCGGSGVGKSETGSLLAYGLAQHGIGSYLLSGDNYPRRFPEANDAERLRVFRSAGLRGLVEAGGYDGHVRDLLAQLQADGADADPSQLGEHPWLAGYLRAGRAALADYLGTPAEIDFAELNAILADFHAGADTLMLKRMGRSDGQLWYDRVDLSAVRVMVVEWTHGNSDHLVGVDVPILLNSTPAETLAHRRARSRDGAVDSPFTTMVLELEQAKLAAAAHRAKIIVSRSGELLDFAEYQASMGLDLPGAGPMLNAYPDSLAGQLSGLVDVVRDPAVAGAFESAYLLPSVFNTDLDRGFSVIDYELSQTLVGPDDLPALAEAGIDLKLDFILNHASVLSPQFQDVLARGDRSPYVDFFIDWNKFWAGHGDLTEGGYLQPDDYLIKDMFFRKPGLPILMVRFPDGREVPYWNTFYQEVRYSQPDPQELMAAAGLQYGRAELLAARLATTLSAGGRPGDADFSGFEDVRDAVVDAVEARRRYLGQMDLNINSPLVWQFYADTLDKLAGYGAKIVRLDAFAYAPKAPGQRNFLNEPGTWEVLAKVKQLADARGLILLPEIHASYAEGIHELLAGKGFLTYDFFLPGLLIDAFESRDASTLKRWIGELLSKRIHTVNMLGCHDGIPLLDLGGLLPSARIESLIETVKGRGGYVKDLHGAKNIYYQVNATYYSALGESDARLLLARAIQLFMPGKPQVWYLDLFAGPNDHAAVERAGEGGHKEINRTNLSAAQIAEGLNRPVVTAQLDLLKFRNSFPAFGFDADCEVGQTGSEQLEITWRRQGATATLSADLAAESFRVHAVDAAGNEVWFG; translated from the coding sequence ATGACAGTCAGTTTCCCGGTCGTCAGCGACCTGTCTGCCATTCCCGTCGGCGACATGCCGGGGGACAAGGTGCAGATCAGCCACGACCATCTCGCCAAAGCCGAGCACATCTTCCCCCGGTTGATCGAACTGCTCAGCCCCGAACTGGCTGCCGGCCACCGTCCGGTCGTCTCGGTGTGCGGCGGCTCGGGCGTGGGCAAGTCCGAGACCGGCTCCCTGCTGGCCTATGGCCTGGCTCAGCACGGCATCGGCTCCTACCTGCTGTCCGGGGACAACTATCCGCGCCGATTCCCGGAAGCCAACGATGCCGAGCGGCTGCGGGTGTTCCGGTCGGCCGGCCTGCGTGGCCTGGTCGAGGCCGGTGGCTACGACGGCCACGTCCGCGACCTGCTCGCCCAGTTGCAGGCCGATGGGGCGGACGCCGACCCGTCCCAGCTCGGCGAGCATCCCTGGCTGGCCGGCTACCTGCGCGCAGGACGGGCCGCACTGGCCGACTACCTCGGTACGCCGGCCGAGATCGACTTCGCCGAGCTGAACGCGATTCTGGCCGACTTCCACGCCGGCGCGGACACTCTGATGCTGAAGCGGATGGGACGCTCCGATGGCCAGCTCTGGTACGACCGGGTAGATCTGTCCGCGGTTCGGGTGATGGTGGTGGAGTGGACCCACGGCAACTCCGATCATCTGGTCGGCGTGGACGTCCCGATCCTGCTGAACAGCACTCCGGCCGAGACCCTGGCCCACCGCCGGGCCCGAAGCCGGGACGGTGCCGTCGACTCCCCGTTCACCACCATGGTCCTGGAGCTGGAGCAGGCCAAGCTGGCCGCCGCAGCACATCGGGCCAAGATCATCGTCTCCCGCTCCGGTGAGCTGCTCGATTTCGCCGAGTACCAGGCCTCGATGGGCCTTGACCTGCCCGGTGCCGGCCCGATGCTGAACGCCTACCCCGACAGCCTGGCCGGTCAGCTGAGCGGACTGGTGGACGTGGTTCGCGATCCGGCTGTGGCCGGCGCCTTCGAGTCGGCCTACCTGCTGCCGAGCGTGTTCAACACCGATCTGGACCGCGGCTTCTCGGTGATCGATTACGAGCTCAGCCAGACCCTGGTCGGCCCGGACGATCTGCCGGCGCTCGCTGAAGCCGGCATCGACCTGAAGCTCGATTTCATCCTCAACCACGCCTCGGTGTTGTCCCCGCAGTTCCAGGACGTCCTGGCCCGTGGCGACCGTTCGCCCTATGTGGACTTCTTCATCGACTGGAACAAGTTCTGGGCCGGGCACGGTGACCTGACCGAGGGTGGCTACCTGCAGCCCGACGACTACCTGATCAAGGACATGTTCTTCCGCAAACCGGGGCTGCCGATCCTGATGGTCCGGTTCCCCGACGGCCGCGAGGTGCCCTACTGGAACACCTTCTACCAGGAGGTCCGTTACTCACAGCCCGATCCGCAGGAGCTGATGGCCGCCGCCGGCCTGCAGTACGGACGGGCCGAGCTGCTGGCCGCCCGGTTGGCGACCACGTTGAGCGCAGGTGGGCGTCCCGGGGATGCGGACTTCAGCGGCTTCGAGGACGTCCGGGATGCTGTGGTGGACGCCGTTGAGGCTCGGCGACGCTACCTGGGCCAGATGGACCTGAACATCAACTCGCCGCTCGTCTGGCAGTTCTACGCCGACACCTTGGACAAGCTGGCCGGCTACGGTGCCAAGATCGTCCGGCTGGACGCCTTCGCCTACGCCCCCAAGGCCCCTGGTCAGCGCAACTTCCTGAACGAGCCCGGCACCTGGGAGGTGCTGGCCAAGGTCAAGCAGCTGGCCGATGCCCGAGGACTGATCCTGCTTCCGGAGATCCATGCCAGCTACGCCGAGGGCATCCACGAGCTGCTGGCCGGCAAGGGCTTCCTGACCTACGACTTCTTCCTGCCCGGCCTGCTCATCGACGCCTTCGAGAGTCGCGATGCCAGCACCCTGAAACGCTGGATCGGTGAGCTGTTGAGCAAGCGGATCCATACGGTGAACATGCTCGGCTGCCATGACGGCATCCCGCTGCTGGATCTGGGTGGGCTACTGCCGTCCGCGCGGATCGAGTCGCTGATCGAGACCGTGAAGGGCCGCGGTGGGTACGTGAAGGACCTGCATGGCGCCAAGAACATCTATTACCAGGTGAACGCCACCTACTACAGCGCGCTGGGGGAGAGCGATGCTCGGTTGTTGCTGGCCCGGGCGATCCAGCTCTTCATGCCCGGCAAGCCCCAGGTCTGGTACCTGGACCTGTTCGCCGGGCCGAACGACCATGCCGCGGTCGAGCGCGCCGGCGAGGGCGGGCACAAGGAGATCAACCGGACGAACTTGAGTGCCGCGCAGATCGCCGAGGGACTGAACCGTCCAGTCGTCACTGCGCAGCTTGACCTGCTGAAGTTCCGCAACAGCTTCCCGGCCTTCGGCTTCGATGCTGACTGCGAGGTGGGTCAGACCGGTTCCGAGCAGCTGGAGATCACCTGGCGCAGGCAGGGCGCGACGGCCACTTTGAGCGCCGACCTTGCCGCTGAGAGCTTCCGAGTCCATGCCGTCGACGCGGCGGGCAATGAGGTCTGGTTCGGCTGA
- the trxA gene encoding thioredoxin: MATITLTAADFGKTIESGIVFIDFWATWCPPCRMFGPIFESASNNHTDAVFAKVDTDAEGELAGALEISSIPTLMAFRDGYLVFRQAGALSKSAFENVISQVKELDMDKLKEEAATAAGH, encoded by the coding sequence ATGGCAACCATCACCCTGACCGCTGCGGATTTCGGCAAGACCATCGAGTCCGGCATTGTCTTCATCGACTTCTGGGCCACCTGGTGCCCGCCGTGCCGGATGTTCGGCCCGATCTTCGAGTCGGCCTCGAACAACCACACCGACGCGGTCTTCGCCAAGGTGGACACCGACGCCGAGGGGGAGCTGGCCGGCGCACTGGAGATCAGCTCGATCCCGACCCTGATGGCCTTCCGGGACGGGTACCTGGTCTTCCGCCAGGCCGGTGCGCTGAGCAAGTCCGCCTTCGAGAATGTGATCTCTCAGGTCAAGGAACTCGACATGGACAAGCTCAAGGAAGAGGCCGCGACCGCGGCTGGCCACTGA
- a CDS encoding metal-dependent transcriptional regulator: MSDLIDTTEMYLRTIYELGEEGVPPLRARIAERLGQSGPTVSQTVARMERDGLVAVHPDRHLVLSERGRQLAEQVMRKHRLAERLLVDVIGLDWRLVHEEACRWEHVISDQVERQLLRLLDNPVHSPYGNPIPGLTELGAPAAAEDFLDGVELLSLRLADGEVHEVVFARMSEAAQGDIELLGHLAALGVAERRPIQAQLRGRKIVLGEQEQVLVPVELGDQLFVVVD, translated from the coding sequence ATGAGCGATCTCATCGATACCACTGAGATGTATCTGCGGACCATTTACGAGCTCGGTGAGGAAGGCGTGCCGCCGTTGCGCGCCCGGATCGCTGAGCGGCTGGGACAGAGCGGCCCGACGGTCTCGCAGACGGTGGCCCGGATGGAACGCGACGGTCTGGTCGCGGTGCATCCGGATCGGCATCTGGTCCTCAGCGAGCGGGGCCGGCAGCTGGCCGAGCAAGTGATGCGCAAGCATCGGCTCGCCGAGCGGCTGCTGGTGGATGTGATCGGCCTGGACTGGCGGCTGGTCCACGAGGAAGCCTGCCGCTGGGAGCATGTGATCTCCGACCAGGTCGAGCGCCAGCTGTTGCGGCTGCTGGACAACCCCGTGCATTCCCCCTACGGCAACCCGATTCCCGGACTGACCGAGCTGGGTGCTCCGGCCGCGGCGGAAGACTTCCTGGACGGCGTGGAACTGCTCTCCCTGCGGCTGGCCGACGGCGAGGTCCACGAGGTGGTCTTCGCCCGGATGAGTGAGGCGGCCCAGGGTGATATCGAGTTGCTTGGGCATCTCGCCGCCCTCGGAGTGGCCGAGCGGCGCCCGATACAAGCCCAGCTCCGTGGCCGCAAGATCGTCCTGGGGGAGCAGGAGCAGGTGCTGGTTCCGGTCGAACTGGGCGACCAACTGTTCGTCGTTGTCGACTGA
- a CDS encoding acVLRF1 family peptidyl-tRNA hydrolase, which yields MSDTQMARLVPVAPERLAGWLTGFTDRHGRPELRLAPDALHLDAPDGARAAVRLPWGPLPGLDPLAELVADALRPRLVGGLIVRRRAHAIGIFSGAELITGHHASHYVQGRTKAGGWSQQRYARRRANQADHAFSAAADDVAAILLPEAGRLDAVVAGGDAAAVNEVLSRPEFEPLRQLRVGSVLPVPDPNRTVLVGFGQQLRQVRIGLNELA from the coding sequence ATGTCCGACACGCAAATGGCTCGGCTGGTGCCGGTAGCTCCGGAAAGACTCGCCGGTTGGCTGACCGGATTCACCGACCGGCACGGCCGCCCGGAGCTACGTCTGGCTCCCGATGCGCTGCATCTGGACGCCCCCGACGGCGCCCGCGCGGCGGTCCGGCTGCCCTGGGGGCCGCTACCCGGTCTGGATCCGCTGGCTGAGCTGGTCGCCGATGCGCTGCGACCCAGGCTGGTCGGCGGGCTGATCGTGCGGCGCCGAGCGCATGCCATCGGCATCTTCTCCGGCGCGGAGCTGATCACCGGTCATCACGCCAGCCACTACGTCCAGGGACGGACGAAGGCCGGCGGCTGGTCGCAGCAGCGCTACGCCCGCAGGCGGGCCAATCAGGCAGATCACGCCTTCAGCGCGGCGGCCGACGACGTTGCCGCGATCCTGCTCCCCGAAGCCGGGCGCTTGGACGCGGTGGTGGCCGGCGGCGACGCCGCAGCTGTCAACGAGGTGCTGAGCCGGCCCGAGTTCGAGCCGTTGCGCCAACTGAGAGTGGGTTCGGTGCTTCCCGTCCCGGATCCGAATCGGACGGTGCTGGTCGGTTTCGGACAGCAGCTACGCCAGGTCCGGATCGGGCTGAACGAGCTGGCCTAA
- a CDS encoding DUF7691 family protein: MSTLWLYAVTIDEVRGIFGADPLLADRLRATATRRFAEQAPATPGLLGKLGPAFRRHPGAPITRPNVPTAAEVDALLASRYLPPDRLGAAWVLLLAWLDELAPNGLALPMTGQQLADFDFDLACSGVSSRLGLTDLLKAGLGVPLAPGPGWSAGWVPAEHAAAIAPSWRPCVSELPPARRELADTILDWLEARPGWTQQPPWPDLVAVFQP, encoded by the coding sequence ATGAGCACGCTGTGGCTCTACGCGGTGACCATCGACGAGGTTCGCGGCATCTTCGGCGCGGACCCGCTGCTGGCCGACCGACTGCGAGCGACGGCGACCCGGCGTTTCGCTGAACAGGCTCCGGCCACTCCGGGGTTGCTCGGCAAGCTCGGCCCGGCGTTCCGCCGTCACCCAGGCGCTCCGATCACCCGGCCGAACGTACCCACCGCAGCCGAGGTGGACGCACTGCTGGCCAGTCGCTACCTGCCACCGGATCGACTGGGCGCCGCCTGGGTCCTGCTGCTGGCCTGGCTGGACGAGCTGGCCCCGAACGGCCTGGCTCTGCCCATGACCGGCCAGCAACTGGCCGACTTCGACTTCGACCTGGCCTGCAGCGGGGTGTCCTCGCGACTGGGACTGACCGACCTACTCAAGGCCGGCCTGGGCGTCCCGCTCGCGCCCGGCCCAGGGTGGTCGGCCGGCTGGGTGCCGGCCGAGCACGCCGCCGCGATCGCCCCGTCCTGGCGACCTTGCGTGAGCGAGTTGCCCCCGGCACGCCGCGAGCTGGCCGACACGATCCTGGACTGGCTGGAGGCCCGGCCGGGCTGGACGCAGCAACCACCCTGGCCCGATCTGGTCGCCGTCTTCCAGCCCTGA
- a CDS encoding NCS2 family permease — translation MANPGSSTVTPSSAKVSGFDAWFELTKRGSSLGREIRGGLVTFFTMAYIIVLNPIIIGTVPDVNGNLITGAPISNGANIPISIGAVAAATALVAGILTIFMGSYGRFPIALAAGLGINAVVAYTIAAKMSWTAAMGLVFWEGLIITILVFTGFRKAVFNAVPRNIRAAISVGIGLFIAFIGLVDGGIVRSAKGTPVELGVFGSLNGWPIAIFVITLLLLIVLYVKRVKGAILIAILSGTVISVIVETVLHIGKAKDATGAIVNATGWMSNLPAFGGWTGVDLSLLGKAWLNPGEFFFGGFASPVGVIAVILLVFSLLLADFFDTMGTIVAVGAEGNLLEADGNPPHTQEILIVDSIAAMAGGLTSTSSNTSYIESASGVGDGAKTGIASIVTGVAFLLAIVLSPLVNMVPAEAAAPALAFVGFLMMSQVVHIDWTDPEEGIPAFFAIILMPFAYSITVGIGVGFVLFVAIKVIVGKASKVHPLLWAVAAAFLIYFVQGPILDAVLAK, via the coding sequence ATGGCGAACCCTGGTTCTTCGACGGTTACACCGTCCTCTGCAAAGGTAAGCGGCTTCGACGCCTGGTTTGAGCTCACTAAGCGTGGCTCCAGCCTGGGTCGTGAGATTCGCGGCGGCCTGGTGACCTTCTTCACCATGGCCTACATCATCGTCCTCAACCCCATCATCATCGGCACCGTTCCGGACGTGAACGGCAACCTGATCACCGGCGCCCCGATCTCGAACGGCGCCAACATCCCGATCTCGATCGGGGCAGTGGCGGCCGCAACGGCGCTGGTCGCCGGCATTCTGACCATCTTCATGGGCAGCTATGGACGCTTCCCGATCGCACTGGCCGCGGGCCTGGGCATCAATGCCGTGGTGGCCTACACCATTGCCGCGAAGATGAGCTGGACCGCTGCCATGGGCCTGGTCTTCTGGGAAGGCCTGATCATCACGATCCTGGTCTTCACCGGCTTCCGCAAGGCCGTCTTCAATGCCGTGCCGCGCAACATCCGGGCGGCCATTTCGGTCGGCATCGGCCTGTTCATCGCCTTCATCGGCCTGGTCGACGGCGGCATCGTCCGCTCGGCGAAGGGCACGCCGGTCGAGCTCGGCGTTTTCGGTAGCCTCAACGGCTGGCCGATTGCCATCTTCGTGATCACCTTGCTGCTGTTGATCGTCCTGTACGTGAAGCGGGTCAAGGGCGCGATCCTGATCGCCATCCTCTCCGGCACCGTGATCAGCGTGATCGTTGAGACGGTTCTCCACATCGGCAAGGCCAAGGACGCGACCGGCGCCATTGTGAATGCCACCGGCTGGATGTCCAACCTTCCGGCCTTCGGTGGCTGGACCGGCGTCGACCTGAGCCTGCTCGGCAAGGCCTGGCTCAACCCCGGTGAGTTCTTCTTCGGCGGCTTCGCCAGCCCGGTCGGCGTGATCGCCGTGATCCTGCTGGTCTTCTCGCTGCTGCTGGCCGACTTCTTCGACACCATGGGCACCATCGTGGCCGTGGGCGCCGAGGGCAACCTGCTCGAGGCGGACGGCAACCCGCCGCACACCCAGGAGATCCTGATCGTCGACTCGATCGCCGCCATGGCCGGTGGCCTGACCTCGACCTCGTCGAACACCTCCTACATCGAGTCGGCTTCCGGCGTCGGTGACGGTGCCAAGACCGGTATCGCCTCGATCGTGACCGGTGTGGCCTTCCTGTTGGCCATCGTGCTGTCGCCGCTGGTCAACATGGTTCCGGCCGAGGCTGCCGCTCCGGCGCTGGCCTTCGTGGGCTTCCTGATGATGTCCCAGGTCGTCCACATCGACTGGACTGATCCGGAAGAGGGCATCCCGGCCTTCTTCGCCATCATCCTGATGCCGTTCGCCTACTCGATCACCGTGGGAATCGGCGTCGGCTTCGTGCTGTTCGTCGCCATCAAGGTGATCGTCGGCAAGGCCAGCAAGGTCCACCCGCTGTTGTGGGCTGTGGCTGCCGCCTTCTTGATCTACTTCGTGCAGGGCCCGATCCTCGACGCCGTGCTGGCCAAGTAG
- a CDS encoding DUF2530 domain-containing protein — protein MSVIENAHQHKPLLVQAPVRALDPDGVAVVSVGTAAFAISTGILWTAIPQLIAADQLWHLWVAATGTVMGVFGLSFGIFRSRRRKRSGDEPEAETGSVEDLGVDPDRVPDRN, from the coding sequence GTGTCCGTGATCGAAAACGCCCACCAGCACAAACCCCTGTTGGTGCAGGCGCCGGTGCGCGCCTTGGACCCGGACGGAGTTGCCGTCGTCAGCGTCGGAACTGCCGCCTTCGCGATCTCCACCGGCATCTTGTGGACGGCCATCCCACAGCTCATCGCCGCCGATCAGCTGTGGCATCTGTGGGTCGCCGCGACCGGCACCGTCATGGGCGTGTTCGGGCTCAGCTTCGGGATCTTCCGATCCCGCCGCCGCAAGCGCTCCGGCGATGAGCCGGAGGCCGAGACAGGCTCAGTCGAAGATCTCGGAGTCGATCCGGATCGTGTCCCAGACCGGAACTGA
- a CDS encoding DUF3027 domain-containing protein encodes MAATLELDAVCAGAVELARAAAVRRAGVLEVGEHLGVVAEDVRVATHRFACVHPGYPGWQWEVSVVRAARAKDATVNEVTLRPGEGALLAPAWVPWSDRIGPKDLTPGVLAPTAVDDVRLEPGYTGGEFAADADPAEASQVRALVAELGLGRERVLSIVGRDDAAERWLDGPGGAENSMTQQAPANCVTCGFFVGLSGSLGRVFGVCANELSPADGSVVSVDHGCGGHSDVVEPARGVDLSVPVWDTIRIDSEIFD; translated from the coding sequence GTGGCTGCCACTCTCGAGCTGGATGCGGTCTGCGCCGGAGCCGTCGAACTGGCCCGAGCGGCAGCCGTCCGCCGCGCCGGTGTGCTGGAGGTCGGCGAACACCTCGGGGTGGTTGCCGAGGACGTCCGAGTCGCCACCCATCGGTTTGCCTGCGTGCACCCGGGCTACCCGGGCTGGCAGTGGGAGGTGAGCGTGGTTCGGGCCGCCCGAGCCAAGGACGCCACCGTCAACGAGGTCACCCTGCGTCCCGGTGAAGGTGCCCTGCTGGCACCGGCCTGGGTCCCGTGGAGCGATCGGATCGGCCCCAAGGACCTCACTCCCGGAGTGCTGGCGCCGACCGCGGTCGACGACGTCCGGCTGGAGCCGGGCTACACCGGTGGCGAGTTCGCTGCCGATGCCGACCCGGCTGAGGCCAGCCAGGTGCGGGCATTGGTGGCCGAGTTGGGCCTGGGCCGCGAGCGCGTCCTGTCGATCGTCGGACGAGACGATGCCGCTGAGCGCTGGCTGGACGGACCCGGTGGCGCCGAGAACTCGATGACGCAGCAGGCACCGGCCAACTGCGTCACCTGCGGCTTCTTCGTCGGGCTGAGTGGCAGCCTGGGCCGAGTCTTCGGCGTATGCGCCAACGAGCTGTCGCCGGCCGACGGCTCAGTGGTGAGTGTCGATCATGGCTGTGGCGGTCATTCCGACGTCGTCGAGCCGGCTCGCGGTGTGGATCTGTCAGTTCCGGTCTGGGACACGATCCGGATCGACTCCGAGATCTTCGACTGA
- a CDS encoding cold-shock protein, with protein MPVGKVRYYDAEKGFGFLSKDEGGDDVYVRAAALPDGVTSLKRGQKVEFGVVDGKKGEQALSVRLLDPPPSLSKAARKSPEVMAIIVEDLIKMLDNVGNGYRRGRHPDSKVAGKTAAVLRAVADELEL; from the coding sequence ATGCCAGTCGGCAAGGTGCGGTACTACGACGCGGAGAAGGGATTCGGGTTCCTCTCCAAGGATGAGGGCGGGGACGACGTCTACGTCCGCGCTGCGGCGCTGCCGGACGGCGTGACCAGCCTCAAGCGCGGCCAGAAGGTCGAGTTCGGTGTGGTGGACGGCAAGAAGGGTGAGCAGGCGCTGTCGGTGCGGCTCCTCGATCCGCCGCCCTCGCTGTCCAAGGCTGCCCGCAAGTCCCCGGAGGTCATGGCCATCATCGTCGAGGATCTGATCAAGATGCTCGACAACGTCGGCAACGGCTACCGCAGAGGTCGCCACCCAGATTCCAAGGTGGCCGGCAAGACCGCGGCCGTGTTGCGCGCGGTCGCCGACGAGTTGGAGCTGTAG
- a CDS encoding NUDIX hydrolase encodes MSVPPADARRRHQRRGTRVVVTDLTSVLLLADTDPGVPGSRWWVTPGGGIDPGESDRDAAARELAEETGLLVDAHQLIGPVAEREAVHGYSDRILVQRESFFVMVVEAPFEPVPGGLTASELLRLDGWAWHRLDALAQLTEPVWPAMIPDLVARVGAPTVLQLGRVEESTVPVR; translated from the coding sequence ATGAGCGTGCCGCCGGCCGACGCGCGTCGGCGTCACCAGCGACGCGGCACCCGAGTGGTGGTCACCGACCTGACCTCGGTGCTGCTCTTGGCCGACACCGATCCCGGAGTGCCGGGCAGTCGATGGTGGGTCACCCCGGGCGGCGGGATCGACCCCGGCGAGAGCGACCGGGACGCCGCTGCCCGCGAACTGGCCGAGGAGACCGGGCTGTTGGTCGATGCCCACCAACTGATCGGGCCGGTGGCCGAGCGCGAAGCCGTCCATGGGTACTCGGATCGGATCCTGGTCCAGCGAGAGAGCTTCTTCGTGATGGTGGTCGAGGCGCCGTTCGAGCCGGTCCCGGGCGGGCTGACCGCGTCCGAACTCCTGCGACTGGACGGTTGGGCCTGGCATCGGCTGGACGCCCTGGCACAACTCACCGAGCCGGTATGGCCGGCCATGATTCCTGACTTGGTAGCCAGAGTCGGGGCGCCCACCGTGCTCCAGCTGGGACGAGTCGAAGAGTCCACCGTCCCGGTAAGATGA
- a CDS encoding cation diffusion facilitator family transporter — protein sequence MSSPVADSPDLPRPEDRQKLLERFLWLSVATALATVTIKSLAAYLTNSVGLWSDAAESTVNLVAALVAAWAIRLSAKPADHNHDFGHGKAEYVSAGVEGALIFVAAAAIIYSAIGRLMKPEPLEQLGIGLAISVVASLLNLGVGLALLRAGRAHRSITLEADGKHLLTDVWTSVGVLVGIGLVALTGWMPLDPIVAIGVGINILFTGYQLVRRSVVGLLDAALPEDEIAIVSAVLAHACADPKVDVTELRTRESGRQRFVYATLEVPGSWTVQHGHDLADEVEAAVDAALPGTTTFVHIEPIPESA from the coding sequence GTGTCCTCCCCGGTAGCCGATAGCCCTGATCTCCCACGGCCTGAAGACCGTCAGAAGCTGCTGGAGCGGTTCCTCTGGCTCTCGGTGGCCACTGCGTTGGCCACGGTGACGATCAAGTCGCTGGCCGCCTACCTCACCAACTCGGTGGGCCTGTGGTCGGACGCCGCCGAGTCCACGGTGAACCTGGTGGCCGCACTGGTTGCGGCCTGGGCGATCCGGCTGTCGGCCAAGCCGGCCGACCACAACCACGACTTCGGCCACGGCAAGGCCGAGTACGTCTCGGCGGGCGTCGAAGGCGCTCTGATCTTCGTGGCCGCGGCCGCCATCATCTACTCGGCCATCGGCCGGTTGATGAAGCCGGAGCCGCTGGAGCAGCTCGGCATCGGCCTGGCCATCTCGGTGGTGGCCAGTCTGCTGAACCTCGGCGTGGGCCTGGCCCTGCTGCGGGCCGGTCGAGCCCATCGCTCGATCACCCTCGAGGCCGACGGCAAGCACCTACTCACCGACGTGTGGACGTCGGTGGGCGTGCTGGTCGGGATCGGCCTGGTCGCCCTCACCGGCTGGATGCCGCTGGACCCGATCGTGGCCATCGGTGTGGGCATCAACATCTTGTTCACCGGCTACCAGCTGGTCCGCCGCTCGGTGGTTGGCCTGCTCGACGCAGCCCTGCCCGAGGATGAGATCGCCATCGTCTCTGCGGTCCTGGCCCATGCCTGCGCCGATCCGAAGGTCGATGTCACCGAGTTGCGCACCCGGGAGTCCGGACGGCAGCGCTTCGTCTACGCCACCTTGGAGGTGCCGGGCAGCTGGACCGTCCAGCACGGCCATGATCTGGCCGATGAGGTGGAGGCTGCGGTCGACGCCGCACTGCCCGGGACGACCACGTTCGTCCACATCGAGCCGATCCCCGAGTCCGCCTAG
- a CDS encoding copper homeostasis protein CutC, translated as MSGLLEVIALNAADAERAEAGGADRVAVLGELDDGGLSPTPKLVAEVRRATSVQLRVMVRLRDGYSTDGGEAVRLRGLMASYAEAGADGMILGFLNGLGEVDVPLIEELVSDGTWPWTFHRAIDATLDSDRAWLALRRLPRLDQVLTAGSARDVENGLTELVARAKADPWAAGLIMAGGELRAEHVPWLTRAGVTAFQVGSAARPSRSYSQDVDEGLVRSWRTLISQESRHRPMG; from the coding sequence ATGAGCGGTCTGCTCGAGGTGATCGCGCTGAACGCCGCCGACGCCGAGCGTGCGGAGGCGGGTGGCGCCGACCGGGTCGCTGTCCTCGGCGAACTCGATGACGGCGGGCTCTCGCCGACCCCGAAACTTGTCGCAGAGGTGCGCCGGGCAACCAGCGTCCAACTACGGGTGATGGTCCGGCTGCGGGATGGCTACAGCACCGATGGGGGCGAGGCCGTCCGGCTGCGCGGGCTGATGGCCAGCTACGCCGAAGCCGGTGCCGACGGGATGATCCTCGGCTTCCTGAACGGTCTGGGCGAGGTGGACGTCCCGCTGATCGAGGAGTTGGTCAGTGACGGCACCTGGCCGTGGACCTTCCATCGCGCGATCGATGCCACGCTGGACTCCGATCGAGCCTGGCTGGCGCTGCGGCGGTTGCCCCGGCTGGACCAGGTACTGACTGCCGGATCGGCCCGCGATGTCGAGAACGGCCTGACCGAGTTGGTGGCCCGGGCCAAGGCCGATCCGTGGGCGGCCGGCTTGATCATGGCCGGCGGAGAGTTGCGGGCCGAGCACGTCCCCTGGCTGACCCGGGCCGGAGTCACCGCCTTCCAGGTGGGGTCGGCGGCGCGCCCGTCCCGCTCCTACTCCCAGGACGTGGACGAGGGGCTGGTCCGGTCCTGGCGCACCTTGATCAGCCAGGAGTCGCGGCACCGTCCAATGGGCTAG